A single region of the Neodiprion pinetum isolate iyNeoPine1 chromosome 5, iyNeoPine1.2, whole genome shotgun sequence genome encodes:
- the LOC124218495 gene encoding uncharacterized protein — protein sequence MCYNIAHFQQKPIIIQRFNIIIRDLRLPADYILVSLDVISLFTNVPQDLAINAVKQRWHQLVDKIPVPRNELLKALQICFKAAIFKFNHNIYAQTFGLPMGSPLSPILSDLVLDDLEQHCLNKLDFKPSFFFRYVDDIITAVPSHKVAEMLSVFKSFHPRLQFTSELESNHQISFLDVLIINDNQLIKTDWFHKATWSQRYLNYHSHHPKSYKIGTINCLVDRAIRLSSMEFHNKNLSLIQQVLFKNDYPSRLLNKHIKFKYDSILASTSPNNNLDTTTTQTIQKNYISIPYVAGLFESLNRTFSKYKIQFVGKCAHDISSMFDSGKDPLPLVNRSGVVYKIPCNHCNKAYIGQTSRQLHTRITEHRRNIHEHEDNYTALTRHAIDFDHSFNYSQASIIDVEPLYYNRLLLEMCNIVAHPNSVNRKQDIEHLSNIYTSVIRPS from the coding sequence ATGTgctacaatattgcacatttccaACAGAAGCCTATTATAATACAAAGGTTCAACATCATTATTAGGGACCTTCGTCTTCCAGCTGATTATATTTTAGTCTCACTGGATGTTATATCCTTATTCACTAATGTACCACAAGATCTGGCAATCAACGCTGTCAAACAGCGCTGGCATCAGCTGGTGGACAAAATTCCGGTCCCACGTAATGAACTCTTAAAAGCATTACAAATATGTTTTAAGGCTgccatatttaaatttaaccaCAACATATATGCCCAAACGTTTGGCTTACCTATGGGCTCACCGCTCTCTCCAATTTTGTCTGATTTGGTTTTGGATGACCTTGAACAACACTGTCTTAATAAACTAGACTTCAAGccttcattctttttcagatACGTAGACGACATAATTACAGCTGTCCCTTCGCATAAAGTCGCAGAAATGCTTTCAGTTTTCAAAAGTTTCCATCCGAGACTACAATTTACGTCCGAATTAGAGTCTAATCACCAAATCAGCTTTTTAGATGTCCTGATTATCAATGACAATCAGCTCATTAAAACTGATTGGTTCCACAAGGCTACTTGGTCACAAAGGTATTTAAATTACCATTCTCACCATCCCAAATCatacaaaattggaacgatcAATTGCTTAGTTGACAGAGCGATTCGACTCTCAAGCATGgaatttcacaataaaaatttgtccttgattcagcaggtactaTTTAAGAACGACTATCCATCTCGCCTGCTTAACAAACATATAAAGTTCAAATATGATTCCATCTTGGCATCTACTAGCCCTAACAACAATCTCGATACAACTACTACACAGACCAttcaaaaaaactatatttccATCCCTTATGTAGCGGGTTTGTTTGAGTCTCTTAATAGAACATTCTctaaatacaaaattcaatttgtgggTAAATGCGCACATGATATATCCTCGATGTTTGATTCGGGTAAAGACCCCCTACCCCTGGTCAATCGCTCGGgtgtagtttacaaaataccttGCAATCATTGCAACAAGGCTTACATAGGCCAAACTAGTAGACAACTACACACCAGGATAACCGAACATAGACGCAATATCCACGAACATGAAGATAATTATACCGCATTGACGAGAcatgccatcgatttcgaccactcTTTTAACTATTCTCAAGCTAGTATTATTGATGTTGAACCTTTGTATTATAATAGGCTTCTGTtggaaatgtgcaatattgtagcACATCCTAATTCTGTCAACCGTAAACAAGACATAGAACACCTAAGCaatatttacacctctgtgatacgACCATCGTAA